GGAGGCAGCGGACTTAGAGGCCGGAGACCAGGAGGGAGTCCAGCTGGAGACAGaaagcctccctcccacccccagtagCGGCCCTAGGAGGCAGCACACCCGCACCAGGCACCACACGGCGAGGGgaaggtggctcagtccggtggGAGGATGGCAGGTGGATGCTTACACGGGGTAGACAGTGACAGCTCCAGGACCCAGGACTGTGTGAGGCTGGGTGACCTCAGTGAAAGGAGCAGGGACTCTTGGGTGGGAGGTCACAGCAGGCTGCCTGGAGGGATGGGTGTCTGTCCTGGCCTTCAAAGGATTGGAAAATTGTGGATGTAGACGGGAAGGCACCCCAAGAAAGCCGGCCCAGCAAACTCACGAATGGGCACATGATATGAGTGCCACAGTCCCACCTCCCTCTCCAAGAGGGCTCCCTGCCCCCGCTCTGCCAGAGGAAGTCCCCTGATGGGGACCCACCCGGCTCCTGCTGGAACCCAGCCCTCTGTCCTCACAAGCTCCGGGCAGGCCTGTGGCTGGGCCCTAGCGAGGCTCCACGTGGCAGtcctgccccactcccacctgGCCCCTGGGCCAACCCTTCCAGTCATCAAGGAGCAGGAAGTGTAGACGGCTCAAACAGCCTACCCCACTGTGGAAACCACAGGTAGCCTTGGCTGGGGCCCTCCCCCTGGTCACGTGAGTTCCTGAAACTTTGCTCAGCCTGGTCCCCCCAAACCACGCGAGACACAAATGCTTCCAGGCGCTTTGTATCTGCTCACAATGTCTCAACTGGGGAAGGCCTCCTCCTCTGGGTCTGTAGTCCTGGTGGGAATGTGGCAACCCAGCGTCCTCTTGTTTGAGCCCCGTCCCTTCCTTTTCCAGCTGATGTCAACCACCGGGTCCTGGAGCTGCACCCCCTGATCCGTGACTTCTGCACGCAcacccgtcccccccccccacccccgcccatgGTGGCACATCCTCGCTTCCCCAGTGCCTCTAACAGCCTCTCCTGGGCCCTCTGCCGCCTCCTGACCACTGGTACCAGAACTGGCCAGGGTGACCATTAGATCCCAGAGTCCTTCCCTGACCTGCTGGCCCAGAATCTCAGCGGTGAGCACTAGCTTGGTCACTCAGGAGCACGGACACCCACCTCACTAGTGCCACGTGGCACTGGTGAAACAACTGCCGGAAAGCCCACGAGCAGAGAAGCAGCAGAACCCCGGCTCTCGTGCCTGCAAACTCCCTGCCGTAGAGCCAGGCCAGCCGCTCGATACCTGGAAACTGGAAACAGGGCACCCGAGGGTGCCTGTGGAACAGTAGGTGTGTCCTTGTCAGCGGCTGGTCAGCCCCTCTTCCCAGGGAGCATGAGCACGTGAGTGCTTGCACAGCTGAGCCAGCTTCTTGCCGAGCTGCTGAAAAGATGAAGGGAGGGGGTCTGCAAGGGTATCCAagttcgtctccctctctccacataGGGGTCGTTAAAGCTCAGCAGGCAGGAGTGAGAATTTGAAGAATACCCATCTTCCCCTTCTTTGGAACCAGCTCACTTGAGGAAAAGTGGGTTGATAAGGGTTTGGAGTAACGGCAccctcctctctggccctcctggcCTCCTGGGTGGATGGTCTGCTTCCTGCTGCTGGGATGAAGGCCACCTGCACACAGGACAGGCTCCAGCTCTGCCTCAGGCAGGTCTGCAGGCCCCCTTCTGTCCCCAGGTAGGATGGAAAGCCCGTTAACAACCAAGAACGGACCCCCGGGGCATGTGTGTGGGGTGTGGAACCCTCTCTCCTCTGGACAGGACCTACTTTGGGTTGGCAGACTGTGGGTCCCTAGCTGGCCCAGCCACAGGGGGCCTTTCTGAAGTCCTCTGCTGGACGTGACCTCTGGGGCCCTGTCTGTAGGGCAGAGTCAGATGGAGCTGCCCAGGGCATCCAGGGCCCTCTTCCCCATGAGGCCCGCAACCCCAACACGGAGAGGCCCCTGGACTTCCAGGACTGGTCTCCTCCACCCTGAAGACCCAGCTGGTCGGTACATCCACTCATTCATGCTCGGTCAACATGCACGCGCCTGCCAGGAACGGTCCCCAGCCTGCCCTTTCATGGTGGTGTGGACCCAGCCCCATCTTCCTGCTTGGGCACAGACCTCGGTGTGATGCTCTGTTTCTTGAGTTCACCTTCTGAGTCGCCCCCCAAAAGAGCACCAGCCTTGGGCAACAGGGCAGCCGCACTCCCACTGCCCGAAACCCCGAGTCAGCTGCTATGGGTGCTTTTTCTCAAGGGCTCCCTTGTCAGCTGTGGCTGCCACCTTCAGGGGAGGGGGCTCCTCTTGGGCACATCAGCAGATGCTGGGTGAGTTGCTCTCcgctgcgggggagggggcacctgcaCTGGGGCTGGACTGCagaactttttgaaaaatttattttagagagagagagagagtgggggagaggggcagagggagagagactcttaagcaggctccccatgcTCAGCAcgcagcccgacacagggctcaatcccatgaccctgggatcatgacctgagctgagatcaagagttagaagctcaagcgactgagccacccctgcgGCCCCAGACTGGAGGGCTTGTGACCCGGAGCTCTAAGAACCATGGGAGATGGGGACAGGCCCCTTGGTGACAGAAGAGACCGGGAGACACCACCCGAGGCAGATCAGCAGCACACACGGCTCTCGGGTCCACGTTTATTAGAGCCCGGAAGCCTGCCCAGCAGCCCTCCTGCTACTCCTAGAGGTGCGGCCCTGGGGGCCTAGTGACTGGCTTCTCCACAGCAAACAGCCCAGAGGCCCTCCTCGGGCCAAAGCAAACAGTCAGACATGTTTTCTGGCAGGTAGACGACCCCCTCCTGCAGAAGTCAGCTGTGCTCTGAGTGCGTATCCTCCCCAGGGCTTCCAGCTCACCGTCCCCTTTCTAGCCACCCTGCCCTGGCTCTAGTCCCCAGGCTTCGTTGTGCCAGGCCGGCGGCTTGGCAGGGTCCTGGGGCCAGCAGAAGCTGTGAGGTCAGAGGAGGAGACGGGCTGAGTGCCTTTCCCGCTGCGTCCTCCTGGGAGCCTAGCTGCCGAAGTATTCCTGCTGGAACTTCTGGAAGTCTTCCTCAGTGAACACGGTGCCCtcagccttcttcttcttcttcttcttggccACAGGTCGGTCACAGGCCTTGCGGCCCCGGTTCTGGCGCACAATCTAGGAATGTGGGGGAGTCAGGATCCCTGGGTGGTGACTCTTGGCGCATGAGGGACTGCCCTTGGAGCTGCACAGCCTGGTACAGCTGACCAAGTGCCTCGCTCTCAACCGGCTCCCACGCTGTCCTGGGAGGCGGGGCACACCACTTCCACTTACAGAGGAGCCAACTGGGGCCCACAAGGGAAACAGGGGAGTAAGGCCAGGCCCAGCCTCCCAGCagccctgctctgctctctgccttccAGAGCGGGGGCCCAACCTCTGCTCCGCGCTCCGGGCAGGGACTCCCATGGCTCTCCCCGCCCAGGTTCCTCCCCGAGGTCCACCCCTCTGACAAACCTGCTGGGTGACTGACTCAGCCACTGTGTTTCTTGCCCTGGTCATAAACTTCAGGTTTACTCCGAGGTAGCTCTGACACTCTCGCTTCTGGAACTCAGCTGTGGAGGGCAGGCGGACAGGAATCATTTCTGATGTACTCCCTTGGGGGCCTCCGGATCCCCTCCTGatatctcctccccaccccctgtaCCAGCCATACCAGAGGCCCTGTGTCCCCTCCCTAGGTTACTCCAACATCCCGGGCTCTCCACACAGATCCCATTGAAAGCCCCCCCACTGGCTcccagatgctcaagtgacttattcaacaaataaggCCCGAGCATTTACTGTGtatcagacactgttctaggtgcaGGGCATACAGCAGAAAACAGAACGGAACTCCTGCCCTCGTGGAGCTTACGTTCCAGAGCGAAGAG
The Lynx canadensis isolate LIC74 chromosome B4, mLynCan4.pri.v2, whole genome shotgun sequence DNA segment above includes these coding regions:
- the RPS19BP1 gene encoding active regulator of SIRT1, with product MSAALLRRGLELLGAPEAPQAAPGQAKPSGAPVKRTRKAKATQAQKLRNSAKGKVPKSALAEFQKRECQSYLGVNLKFMTRARNTVAESVTQQIVRQNRGRKACDRPVAKKKKKKKAEGTVFTEEDFQKFQQEYFGS